The Sorangiineae bacterium MSr11367 genome window below encodes:
- a CDS encoding LysR family transcriptional regulator, giving the protein MAFDARVISNVGVLAAIVQGGSFARAADALGLSRSGVSRAVSRLEARVGVRLLDRTTRAVALTDEGRKLYSEVAPLLNGIEDAVTVTSGASIAVRGRLRVNVDAFFSRLLFTPHLPAFLALHPELSLELIARDQLGDLVGEGFDIAVRFGTPPESSLVAKKLLETRTVTVASPAYLEKHGCPKVPADLAHHACIQVRDSLTGRPIDEWRFQKNDDVVHVRATSRLMVAEFGTLLGACLQGVGIARFKAIGIEPLLQDGSLVQILGDWPGEIFPLYALYPSRHLPPAKVRAFIDFIDARIAQFVQ; this is encoded by the coding sequence ATGGCGTTCGACGCGCGCGTGATCTCCAACGTCGGTGTTCTCGCCGCCATCGTGCAAGGCGGCAGCTTTGCGCGGGCGGCGGACGCGCTCGGCCTCTCGCGCTCGGGCGTGAGCCGCGCGGTCTCGCGGTTGGAGGCGCGCGTCGGCGTGCGGCTTCTCGATCGAACGACGCGGGCGGTGGCGCTGACGGACGAGGGCCGCAAGCTCTATTCCGAGGTGGCGCCCCTGCTGAACGGCATCGAGGATGCGGTCACGGTCACGTCCGGGGCTTCGATCGCCGTGCGTGGCCGCCTGCGCGTGAACGTCGACGCCTTCTTCTCGCGGCTGCTCTTCACGCCGCACCTGCCCGCGTTTCTCGCGCTGCACCCGGAGCTATCGCTCGAGCTGATCGCGCGCGACCAATTGGGCGATCTCGTGGGCGAGGGCTTCGACATCGCCGTGCGCTTCGGCACGCCGCCCGAGTCGTCCTTGGTGGCGAAAAAGCTGCTCGAGACACGCACCGTCACGGTGGCGTCACCTGCGTACCTCGAGAAACACGGCTGCCCCAAGGTCCCCGCGGATCTCGCGCACCACGCCTGCATCCAAGTGCGCGATTCGCTGACCGGTCGCCCCATCGACGAGTGGCGCTTTCAGAAGAACGACGACGTCGTTCACGTCCGGGCCACCAGCCGCCTCATGGTGGCCGAATTCGGAACCTTGCTCGGCGCTTGCTTGCAGGGCGTGGGCATTGCGCGCTTCAAGGCGATTGGCATCGAGCCGCTCTTGCAGGACGGCTCCCTCGTCCAGATCCTCGGCGACTGGCCCGGTGAGATCTTTCCATTGTACGCGCTCTACCCCTCGCGCCACCTTCCGCCGGCCAAGGTCCGCGCATTCATCGATTTCATCGATGCGCGCATTGCGCAGTTCGTCCAGTAA
- a CDS encoding VWA domain-containing protein, translating into MNIGLDRRVVPSRGDVRYLAVSLEAPEAPSRNERRAVNLALVLDRSGSMEGKKLERVQEAARHVLRVLRPSDRVSTVAYHDEVKVLTASQPATAEARARAEAALDTLEADGSTNLSGGWLTGCEQVALGLEPAHVGRCLLLTDGLANRGITSPDELVHHASALRERRVTTSTFGVGRDFDEVLLRRLAEAGGGNFYFIEEAGQIPQFVQAEVDETLEITARDVSVQVQAPRGVRVVSLNDFPAHPADGGFRFELGSLVSQQLLELVFELHLPPGDEDIALAVSLRDRDGVMATAPVTLAIQRAGDAACETAPRDQGVLRLAARLRVARASQAALEQNRAGRMTDARQGLLAEAKALELGSPGDDEVRALAEQLRQKAAQFGEHMDAFSRKQFYYESHRSLKGRALSGKAMRKGDSPAPAATPPPGRAMIPTGGLLLLVPTSHAVAPVVERAARGLLSVASTLGGIALSTRLQQGALPEAPGPHALLTKSDERSLVAGAQSLAASVRLVVTERGFEDHWFSHWHAAEGVAIVSLHGWAETAAVAPEAFIAYEALLFGLYARSAQYDHLALLHRETRGCIFDFCQLRAEIEVKLQTADLCTACCAKLAQAHIDPAQLHPFCEVIRSMSRRARAMPSSPASI; encoded by the coding sequence ATGAACATCGGACTCGATCGAAGGGTGGTGCCCTCGCGCGGCGACGTGCGCTACCTGGCGGTATCGCTGGAGGCCCCGGAGGCGCCCTCGCGCAACGAGCGCCGGGCGGTCAATCTGGCGCTCGTTCTGGATCGCTCCGGCTCGATGGAGGGCAAGAAGCTCGAGCGCGTGCAGGAGGCGGCGCGGCACGTGCTGCGCGTGCTGCGGCCGTCGGACCGCGTCAGCACGGTCGCGTACCACGACGAGGTCAAGGTGCTCACCGCGTCGCAGCCCGCGACCGCCGAAGCGCGCGCACGCGCCGAGGCCGCGCTGGACACCTTGGAGGCGGACGGCAGCACCAACCTGAGTGGCGGATGGCTCACGGGCTGCGAGCAGGTGGCGCTGGGCCTCGAGCCCGCGCACGTCGGCCGATGTTTGCTGCTCACCGACGGCCTCGCCAACCGGGGAATCACCTCCCCCGACGAGCTCGTGCACCATGCCAGCGCGCTGCGCGAGCGGCGTGTCACCACCTCGACGTTCGGCGTGGGCCGCGACTTCGACGAGGTGCTCCTACGGCGGCTGGCCGAAGCGGGCGGCGGCAATTTCTACTTCATCGAGGAGGCAGGGCAGATCCCGCAGTTCGTCCAGGCGGAGGTCGACGAGACGCTCGAGATCACCGCACGCGATGTGTCCGTGCAGGTGCAGGCTCCCCGGGGTGTCCGCGTCGTTTCGCTCAACGACTTCCCCGCGCACCCGGCCGACGGCGGATTCCGCTTCGAGCTGGGATCGCTGGTCTCGCAGCAGCTCCTCGAGCTCGTGTTCGAGCTGCACCTGCCGCCCGGCGACGAGGACATCGCCCTCGCGGTGAGCCTGCGCGACCGCGACGGCGTCATGGCGACCGCCCCCGTGACGCTGGCGATCCAGCGCGCGGGCGACGCAGCTTGCGAAACGGCACCCCGCGACCAGGGTGTGCTGCGGCTCGCGGCACGGCTGCGCGTGGCGCGGGCGTCGCAGGCGGCGCTGGAGCAAAACCGCGCGGGCCGCATGACCGACGCGCGGCAAGGGCTGCTGGCCGAGGCGAAGGCGCTGGAGCTCGGGTCGCCCGGCGACGACGAGGTGCGCGCGCTGGCCGAGCAGCTGCGGCAGAAGGCCGCGCAGTTCGGCGAGCACATGGACGCGTTCTCGCGCAAGCAGTTCTACTACGAGAGCCATCGCTCCCTCAAAGGACGCGCGCTGAGCGGCAAGGCCATGCGCAAAGGTGATTCGCCCGCGCCCGCGGCGACACCGCCGCCGGGACGCGCGATGATCCCCACCGGTGGACTGCTGCTGCTCGTGCCCACCAGCCACGCGGTGGCCCCGGTGGTCGAACGCGCCGCGCGTGGATTGCTCTCCGTGGCCTCCACGTTGGGCGGCATCGCGCTGAGCACGCGGCTGCAGCAAGGCGCCCTGCCCGAGGCACCGGGGCCGCACGCGCTGCTGACGAAGTCCGACGAACGAAGCCTCGTCGCCGGCGCGCAAAGCTTGGCCGCGTCCGTGCGCCTGGTGGTGACCGAGCGCGGCTTCGAGGACCATTGGTTCTCGCATTGGCACGCGGCGGAAGGCGTGGCCATCGTCTCGCTGCACGGCTGGGCGGAGACCGCGGCCGTGGCCCCCGAGGCCTTCATCGCCTACGAGGCGCTGCTCTTCGGCCTCTATGCGCGCTCGGCCCAGTACGATCATCTGGCGCTGCTGCACCGCGAGACCCGCGGCTGCATCTTCGACTTTTGCCAACTGCGCGCGGAAATCGAAGTCAAACTGCAGACGGCCGATCTATGCACCGCCTGCTGCGCGAAGCTTGCCCAGGCCCACATCGACCCGGCCCAGCTTCACCCCTTCTGCGAGGTCATTCGCTCGATGTCGCGGCGGGCGCGCGCGATGCCTTCGAGCCCGGCGAGCATCTGA
- a CDS encoding ketopantoate reductase family protein, with the protein MESSTLKQVVLCGAGALGATYAERFFALDPACIAIVAGGERRARIEREGLTVDGRTVHPRCLEPGGTAEPADLLLVGVKQHHLAQAIDDVRGYVGDRTIIVSLLNGISSEEILGRAFGAEKLLNAFVVGIDAVREDGVVRYSSIGRLVFGARSGDRTDPRVLAVRALLERAAIPYEIPEDIVHAQWWKFMLNVGGNQVSAVLRAPFGALATVPEVRELTRLAALEVMAVAPHEGVHLTETDLEAVFALIARLGPDGKTSMLQDVEAGRKTEVEIFAGTVVELGRRHGVPTPVNAMLGQMLAGLEGIARARRDIERMTSQKG; encoded by the coding sequence GTGGAATCGAGCACGCTGAAGCAGGTCGTCCTTTGCGGTGCCGGTGCGTTGGGCGCGACCTACGCCGAACGCTTCTTCGCGCTCGACCCGGCGTGCATCGCCATCGTGGCCGGCGGCGAACGCCGGGCGCGCATCGAGCGCGAAGGCCTCACCGTCGATGGCCGCACCGTGCACCCGCGCTGCCTCGAGCCGGGCGGCACCGCCGAGCCCGCGGATTTGCTTCTCGTCGGGGTGAAGCAGCATCACTTGGCCCAGGCCATCGACGACGTGCGCGGCTACGTCGGCGACCGCACGATCATCGTCTCCTTGCTCAACGGGATCTCCAGCGAGGAAATCCTGGGCCGCGCCTTTGGGGCGGAGAAGCTCCTGAACGCCTTCGTGGTCGGCATCGATGCCGTGCGCGAGGACGGTGTGGTGCGCTACTCGAGCATCGGTCGCCTCGTGTTCGGCGCGCGCTCGGGCGATCGCACCGATCCGCGCGTTCTGGCGGTGCGGGCGCTCCTCGAGCGCGCGGCCATCCCGTACGAGATCCCCGAGGACATCGTGCACGCGCAGTGGTGGAAGTTCATGCTCAACGTCGGCGGCAACCAGGTTTCCGCCGTGCTGCGTGCGCCCTTTGGTGCATTGGCCACGGTGCCCGAGGTGCGCGAGTTGACGCGCCTCGCGGCCCTGGAGGTGATGGCCGTGGCCCCGCACGAGGGCGTTCACCTCACCGAGACGGACCTCGAGGCCGTGTTCGCGCTCATCGCGCGGCTGGGCCCCGACGGGAAAACGTCGATGCTGCAGGACGTGGAGGCGGGTCGAAAGACCGAGGTGGAGATCTTCGCCGGCACCGTCGTCGAACTCGGCCGCCGGCACGGTGTGCCCACGCCGGTGAACGCGATGCTCGGTCAGATGCTCGCCGGGCTCGAAGGCATCGCGCGCGCCCGCCGCGACATCGAGCGAATGACCTCGCAGAAGGGGTGA
- a CDS encoding NAD(P)H-binding protein codes for MYAITGITGKVGGNVARTLLAAGKPVRAIVRDAGKGEEWARLGCEVALATVEDSTALARALEGATAAFILPPPAFDPQPGFPEARALAQSFVRALTLAKPARALYLSTIGADAPHENLLSQHTLIEAALGGAALPLTILRPAWFLENAAWDVPTARDAGMVPSYLQPLDKPFPMVAIKDVGRVAAELLQETWTGQRIVELEGPTRVSPNDLARALGRALGKPVHATAVPPATWQDLFLAQGMKNPGPRVRMLEGFNEGWIEFRGGGKEALKGRIPVDAAIAALVTAQS; via the coding sequence ATGTACGCAATCACGGGGATCACGGGGAAAGTCGGCGGAAACGTCGCGCGCACCTTGCTGGCGGCTGGCAAGCCCGTCCGCGCCATCGTGCGGGACGCGGGCAAGGGCGAAGAATGGGCTCGGCTCGGTTGTGAGGTGGCGCTGGCCACGGTGGAGGACAGCACCGCGCTGGCGCGTGCCTTGGAAGGGGCGACGGCGGCGTTCATCCTGCCGCCCCCCGCCTTCGATCCGCAGCCCGGCTTTCCCGAGGCGCGGGCACTGGCCCAAAGCTTCGTGCGGGCGCTCACCCTCGCGAAGCCGGCGCGCGCGCTTTACCTGTCGACCATCGGCGCCGATGCCCCGCACGAGAACCTGCTCTCGCAGCACACGCTCATCGAGGCCGCGCTGGGCGGTGCCGCGCTCCCGCTCACCATTCTGCGGCCGGCCTGGTTTCTGGAGAACGCCGCGTGGGACGTGCCGACGGCCCGCGACGCGGGCATGGTGCCAAGCTACCTGCAGCCGCTCGACAAACCGTTCCCCATGGTGGCCATCAAGGACGTGGGGCGCGTCGCCGCGGAGCTCCTTCAGGAAACCTGGACGGGTCAGCGCATCGTCGAGCTCGAAGGTCCCACCCGCGTCTCGCCCAACGATCTCGCCCGCGCTCTGGGGCGCGCGCTCGGAAAGCCCGTCCACGCCACGGCCGTTCCGCCGGCCACCTGGCAGGATCTCTTCCTCGCCCAGGGCATGAAGAACCCCGGGCCACGCGTGCGCATGCTCGAGGGCTTCAACGAAGGCTGGATCGAGTTCCGCGGCGGCGGAAAGGAAGCCCTCAAAGGTCGCATCCCCGTCGACGCCGCCATCGCGGCACTCGTGACAGCGCAGTCTTGA
- a CDS encoding MerR family transcriptional regulator, translating into MEDREGLTLQQLSDESSLTPRTIRYYIQQGLLAPPSPAGPHTRYEQGHLDRLRLIRQLQQQHLPLANIRSQLAAMSDDEVRTALAAPSPAPPARDEGAALEYVQALLGRERERAPESAEGRGFPRARAQWERLILADDVELHLRRPLSREMNRKVQLLLDEAKRIFE; encoded by the coding sequence GTGGAGGATCGGGAGGGGTTGACCCTGCAGCAGTTGAGCGATGAGTCCTCGCTGACACCGCGGACGATTCGCTATTACATCCAGCAGGGGCTTCTGGCCCCGCCCTCACCGGCGGGGCCGCACACGCGCTACGAGCAAGGGCACCTGGATCGGCTGCGGCTGATTCGGCAGCTCCAGCAACAGCATCTGCCGCTCGCGAACATCCGCAGCCAACTCGCCGCGATGAGCGACGACGAGGTGCGGACCGCGCTGGCGGCGCCAAGCCCCGCTCCCCCTGCGCGCGACGAGGGGGCGGCGCTGGAGTACGTCCAGGCGCTGCTCGGTCGGGAACGGGAGCGCGCCCCCGAATCGGCGGAGGGACGGGGATTTCCGCGTGCGCGCGCGCAGTGGGAGCGGTTGATCCTCGCGGACGACGTGGAGCTGCACCTGCGCAGGCCGCTGTCGCGCGAGATGAATCGAAAGGTTCAACTGTTGCTCGACGAAGCGAAACGGATCTTCGAATGA
- a CDS encoding PA2169 family four-helix-bundle protein: MTATEKSVNQLNSFLRGEISAVETYRQALEHLKTTTHRQELVSCQQSHEQRAAILAEYIRQLGGTPADTSGAWGTFTKLVEGGAAALGEKAAISALEEGEDHGNRDYQSDLGNLDTTTRSLIETRVLPLQRTSHATMSALKRQLS, from the coding sequence ATGACAGCCACCGAAAAAAGCGTCAACCAGCTCAATTCGTTTCTGCGCGGAGAGATCTCCGCGGTGGAGACCTACCGGCAGGCGCTCGAGCACTTGAAGACGACGACCCATCGCCAGGAACTCGTGTCGTGCCAACAGTCGCACGAACAGCGGGCCGCCATACTCGCCGAGTACATTCGGCAACTCGGCGGGACGCCCGCCGACACCTCCGGCGCATGGGGAACCTTCACCAAATTGGTCGAGGGCGGTGCCGCCGCATTGGGCGAAAAGGCCGCAATCAGCGCGCTGGAAGAGGGTGAGGACCACGGCAACCGGGACTACCAGTCCGACCTGGGCAACCTCGACACGACCACGCGTTCGCTGATCGAAACCCGCGTGCTCCCGCTCCAGCGAACCTCGCACGCCACCATGAGCGCCCTGAAGCGGCAGCTCTCGTAA
- a CDS encoding CHAP domain-containing protein: MRAWWAVANVVVLSQCVLAGCSSSSSSSQDEATPMHLRGAYRATTEGTIREITFGDEGHYSLWRSPCATSTRCREGGTYALNDAHTEIAFTNERTGEKVAMPFHALRVGGGGLGAQGLVGNDGKGLVQDQVTLVSSFQAGQQDFQANACTVGGEIAQRANDNLGKGACDTISTGEHAFGSSCTGNGGSPEEWCADFAKWVWNSTGKIDVDGLSPAAGSFYLYGKNHGTLNDTPHVGDAVVFNSNGGGYADHVALVTVVNDDGTIQSVSGNWNGPNGPSTSHVKTNMPSYSGTVGSTSSTMGGYRIDGFISPACTTGTQ, encoded by the coding sequence ATGAGAGCATGGTGGGCGGTCGCGAACGTCGTGGTGTTGTCGCAATGCGTGCTGGCGGGCTGCTCGTCCTCCTCCTCGTCATCCCAGGATGAAGCGACGCCCATGCACCTGCGGGGCGCGTACCGAGCGACCACCGAGGGTACGATTCGCGAGATCACCTTTGGCGACGAGGGGCATTATTCGCTATGGCGAAGCCCGTGCGCGACCTCGACCCGCTGCCGGGAAGGCGGCACGTACGCCTTGAACGACGCGCACACCGAAATCGCGTTTACCAACGAGCGCACGGGCGAGAAGGTCGCCATGCCCTTCCACGCGCTGCGCGTCGGCGGCGGTGGATTGGGCGCCCAAGGCCTCGTCGGCAACGATGGAAAAGGCCTCGTTCAGGATCAAGTGACCCTCGTCTCGTCCTTTCAAGCCGGCCAGCAGGACTTCCAAGCCAACGCGTGCACCGTCGGCGGCGAGATCGCCCAGCGCGCGAACGACAACCTCGGCAAGGGTGCATGCGACACGATCAGCACTGGCGAGCACGCGTTTGGCTCGAGCTGCACGGGCAACGGCGGCAGCCCCGAGGAGTGGTGCGCCGATTTTGCCAAGTGGGTGTGGAACTCCACCGGCAAGATCGACGTCGACGGCCTATCCCCCGCGGCCGGCAGCTTCTACCTCTATGGCAAGAACCACGGGACCCTCAACGACACACCGCACGTGGGCGACGCCGTCGTCTTCAACTCCAACGGCGGCGGGTATGCCGATCACGTGGCCCTGGTCACCGTGGTGAACGACGATGGCACCATCCAGAGCGTCAGCGGCAATTGGAACGGCCCCAACGGCCCGAGCACGTCCCACGTCAAGACCAACATGCCCTCGTATTCCGGCACGGTCGGCAGCACGTCGAGCACGATGGGCGGCTACCGCATCGACGGATTCATCTCCCCGGCGTGCACCACCGGAACTCAGTGA